Proteins encoded by one window of Brevibacterium atlanticum:
- a CDS encoding protein kinase domain-containing protein has protein sequence MRPVEGTLLGNRYKLTSRIAVGGMGEVWKGVDSVLGREVAAKILKDEYLSESTFLARFRAEAQNMGRVSDPGIAGVYDYGDEQGSPYLVMEYVPGEALSAIIERSAPLSETDTLSIVSQAAQALGAAHKVGVIHRDIKPGNILMTPDFRVKITDFGIARVTDQAPLTKTGQVMGTAQYLAPEQATGKGSGPGSDLYALGIIAYEALAGQRPFTGDSQVAIAIAQVNQQHPPLPDTVSEPLRRFVDCLLEKKPDRRPADAMKVAQAAQALSAGDVAGAEELVPQMRHGNAASEALTQVFNNPEPVPTTKAMPVTAANDATQVYPNNQAAGFAGAGAAGAAGAGELDPNDPQNTDSLGTDPDKDKQSNKGRVLIWILAIIALIAVGSLLWFFLGGNNAEPEPDPSTSAPTSEAPKTIEIDKNDYIGLSESSATQNLEKKGLEVETTEIDSNRAAGTVADVGEGDNGYTFEEGDTVTLYVSAGPAQAPEPTTDTGSDPGLGNDSESSSDSDSSSSSSSSNGSDSNSDENGSDTDQDSSSSSDTSDSGNDNGDDSGSDNDNGSDESANSSSNSNSNSNSNSNSNSNSNSGSDNGSSSNSNSDNGSSSNGNNGDSGDE, from the coding sequence ATGAGACCCGTTGAAGGCACCCTGTTGGGCAACCGATACAAGCTCACCTCCCGAATCGCCGTCGGCGGCATGGGCGAGGTCTGGAAGGGCGTGGACTCCGTGCTCGGCCGTGAGGTCGCCGCGAAGATCCTCAAGGACGAATACCTCTCCGAATCGACGTTCCTCGCCCGCTTCCGCGCCGAGGCGCAGAACATGGGCCGCGTCTCCGACCCCGGCATCGCCGGCGTCTACGACTACGGCGACGAGCAGGGTTCGCCCTACCTCGTCATGGAGTACGTTCCCGGTGAGGCGCTGTCGGCCATCATCGAACGCAGCGCACCCCTGTCCGAGACCGATACCCTGAGCATCGTCTCCCAGGCCGCGCAGGCGCTCGGCGCCGCACACAAGGTCGGGGTCATCCACCGCGACATCAAACCCGGCAACATCCTCATGACCCCGGACTTCCGCGTCAAGATCACCGACTTCGGGATCGCCCGTGTCACGGATCAGGCTCCGCTGACGAAGACGGGCCAGGTCATGGGCACCGCCCAGTACCTCGCTCCCGAACAGGCCACCGGCAAGGGTTCGGGCCCCGGATCCGATCTCTATGCGCTCGGCATCATCGCCTACGAGGCACTCGCCGGTCAGCGTCCCTTCACCGGGGATTCGCAGGTCGCCATCGCGATCGCCCAGGTCAATCAGCAGCATCCGCCGCTGCCGGACACGGTCTCCGAACCGCTGCGCCGCTTCGTCGACTGCCTGTTGGAGAAGAAGCCCGACCGCAGGCCCGCCGACGCCATGAAGGTCGCGCAGGCCGCTCAGGCGCTCTCGGCCGGCGACGTCGCCGGGGCCGAAGAGCTCGTCCCGCAGATGCGACACGGCAATGCCGCCTCCGAGGCGCTCACCCAGGTCTTCAACAACCCTGAGCCGGTGCCGACGACCAAGGCGATGCCCGTCACGGCGGCCAACGACGCCACCCAGGTCTACCCGAACAACCAGGCCGCCGGTTTCGCCGGGGCGGGAGCGGCAGGCGCCGCCGGGGCGGGGGAACTCGACCCGAACGACCCGCAGAACACGGATTCGCTGGGCACGGACCCGGACAAGGACAAGCAGTCGAACAAAGGCCGCGTCCTCATCTGGATCCTCGCGATCATCGCACTCATCGCCGTCGGCTCCCTCCTGTGGTTCTTCCTCGGTGGGAACAACGCCGAACCCGAACCGGATCCGTCCACCTCGGCGCCGACCTCGGAAGCCCCGAAGACCATTGAGATCGACAAGAACGACTACATCGGACTGAGCGAATCCTCGGCGACGCAGAACCTCGAGAAGAAGGGCCTCGAGGTCGAGACGACGGAGATCGACTCGAATCGGGCCGCCGGAACGGTCGCCGACGTCGGCGAAGGAGACAACGGCTACACCTTCGAAGAGGGCGACACCGTGACCCTCTATGTCTCCGCCGGTCCTGCCCAAGCGCCGGAACCGACCACCGACACCGGATCGGATCCGGGTCTGGGCAACGATTCGGAGTCGAGCTCCGATTCGGACTCCTCGAGCTCGTCGAGCTCCTCGAACGGCAGCGACTCGAACTCCGATGAGAACGGATCGGACACGGATCAGGACTCCTCGAGCTCGTCGGACACCTCGGATTCGGGCAACGACAACGGCGATGACTCCGGGTCGGACAACGACAACGGCTCGGACGAGTCCGCGAACTCGAGTTCGAACTCCAACAGCAACTCCAACAGCAACTCCAACAGCAACTCGAACTCGAACAGCGGTTCGGACAACGGATCGTCCAGCAACTCGAACTCGGACAACGGAAGCTCGAGCAATGGAAACAACGGAGACAGCGGCGATGAGTAG
- a CDS encoding FtsW/RodA/SpoVE family cell cycle protein has translation MSQAPAQAARPRPYRLAELGLLILAIGIATVAYALVGLGVEGTIPANVYGYAGWLAALGLTIHIVVWIKAKYADPVLVPIAVLLNGLGLAMIYRVDLGRKEYLGSGMTQLIWMTLGVGLAVAVIFIVRDHRWLRRYTYVSGFAALVFLLLPLIPGLGKTINGARIWIGVGAMSFQPGEIAKILLAIFFAGYLVSYKDQLVAAGPKILGIRFPRLRDFGPIVIAWVASVGILVFERDLGTSLLFFGLFVAMLYVATSKVSWIILGLGFFAVGAVAANFLFSHVGQRVSGWLNALTPEEYNKEFGGSYQLVQGLFGMSNGGLVGTGFGEGRPNMVPYAESDFIYASFGEEIGLAGLFVILLCYLFIFQRGIRTAQQLRDGFGTLLATGLSFTIALQVFVVVGGVTRLIPLTGLTTPFLAQGGSSLIANWMIIGLLLRISDNARRPVEDFHTGVLRITEDAEPAKKSTPAAVGTGTTDGSAASARAIDEDAPTTNLSRAGSEAPTTNLAPADDYDSADPNPTDRRDNGGER, from the coding sequence ATGTCTCAGGCCCCCGCACAGGCCGCGCGCCCCAGGCCCTATCGCCTGGCCGAGCTCGGTCTGCTCATCCTGGCCATCGGCATCGCCACCGTCGCCTATGCGCTCGTCGGACTCGGCGTCGAGGGCACGATCCCGGCCAATGTCTACGGCTACGCCGGGTGGTTGGCCGCGCTCGGACTCACCATCCACATCGTCGTCTGGATCAAGGCGAAGTACGCCGATCCCGTGCTCGTGCCGATCGCGGTGCTGCTCAACGGACTCGGCCTGGCGATGATCTACCGCGTCGACCTCGGACGTAAGGAATACCTCGGCTCGGGTATGACCCAGCTCATCTGGATGACGCTCGGCGTGGGCCTGGCCGTCGCCGTGATCTTCATCGTCCGCGACCACCGCTGGCTGCGGCGCTATACCTATGTGTCGGGCTTCGCCGCTCTAGTCTTCCTGCTGCTGCCGCTCATCCCCGGTCTCGGCAAAACGATCAACGGTGCCCGCATCTGGATCGGCGTCGGCGCGATGTCCTTCCAGCCGGGCGAGATCGCGAAGATCCTGCTCGCGATCTTCTTCGCCGGTTACCTCGTCAGCTACAAGGACCAGCTCGTCGCCGCCGGACCGAAGATCCTCGGCATCCGGTTCCCCCGGCTGCGCGACTTCGGCCCCATCGTGATCGCCTGGGTCGCCAGCGTCGGCATCCTCGTCTTCGAACGCGACCTCGGCACCTCGCTGCTGTTCTTCGGCCTCTTCGTGGCGATGCTCTACGTCGCCACGTCCAAGGTCTCGTGGATCATCCTCGGCCTCGGCTTCTTCGCCGTCGGCGCAGTGGCCGCGAACTTCCTCTTCTCCCACGTGGGACAGCGTGTGTCCGGTTGGCTCAATGCGCTGACCCCCGAGGAGTACAACAAGGAGTTCGGCGGCTCCTATCAGCTCGTCCAGGGCCTGTTCGGCATGTCCAACGGCGGACTAGTGGGCACCGGCTTCGGCGAGGGCCGACCGAACATGGTCCCCTACGCCGAATCCGACTTCATCTACGCGAGCTTCGGCGAGGAGATCGGCCTGGCCGGCCTCTTCGTCATCCTGCTCTGCTACCTCTTCATCTTCCAGCGCGGCATCCGCACCGCCCAGCAGCTGCGCGACGGCTTCGGCACCCTGTTGGCCACGGGCCTGTCATTCACGATCGCCCTGCAGGTCTTCGTCGTCGTCGGTGGCGTCACCCGCCTCATCCCGCTGACGGGTCTGACCACGCCGTTCCTCGCCCAGGGCGGCTCCTCGCTGATCGCGAACTGGATGATCATCGGCCTGCTGCTGCGGATCTCCGACAACGCCCGGCGGCCCGTCGAGGACTTCCACACCGGTGTCCTCAGGATCACCGAGGATGCCGAGCCGGCGAAGAAGAGCACACCGGCCGCGGTCGGAACCGGGACCACGGACGGATCGGCCGCCTCGGCGAGGGCCATCGACGAGGACGCACCCACGACGAACCTCAGCCGCGCCGGCAGCGAAGCGCCGACGACCAACCTCGCCCCTGCGGACGACTACGACTCAGCCGACCCGAACCCCACTGACCGACGAGACAACGGAGGTGAACGATGA
- the pknB gene encoding Stk1 family PASTA domain-containing Ser/Thr kinase, whose translation MTEPKVLSGRYEIRALLGRGGMAEVHEGVDNRLGRRVAIKLLRSDLARDPSFHTRLKREAQSAAGLNHPGIVSVYDSGEEEFVESGGSSVSVPFIVMEYVEGQTLREVLNEHGTLTVDEALNVIAGVLAPLEYSHRNGIVHRDIKPANVMLTPEGDIKVMDFGIARALKDNSGLTQTQSVVGTAQYLSPEQARGEVVDARSDLYSTACLLYELLAGRPPFVGDSQLAVAYQHVGETPQPPSFYNPNIPPAVDRLVLHALLKDRDARYQDAYTFREDVLAARDGRPMSFEDDADATQAYPMMAPPMTGQMAHAEAEPAPETGPVSAIMTDQEERPPQKRSKAWVWIGSIFVLLALAAVALWVYEINKPEPIPQVQVTDVANMDADEAEAALIQQGLRVDTDEKYSSEVDEGKAIETDPPSGQTVDKDSIVKLIVSSGPESVKVPDVSGKTEEEARKIINDAKLQAGTHISQNSPDVEQGVVIETKPGDGQEVDVDSNVDLVVSSGMVEVPDVTGKSADDACKILEGDDYQLKCKTEEVETDEHDEKKVFEQSATSGSEVKQGSEVTVKVAKKPPEPSPSMPSIPGGIPTAPSDDGDSDGGDDNGDNGDDGEKDTDSMGDPGGFFDGWSDASGR comes from the coding sequence ATGACTGAACCCAAGGTGCTGTCGGGGCGTTACGAGATTCGTGCGCTCCTCGGCCGTGGGGGCATGGCGGAAGTGCACGAGGGCGTCGACAACCGACTCGGTCGTCGCGTCGCGATCAAACTTCTGCGGTCCGATCTCGCCCGCGATCCCTCGTTCCACACCCGCCTGAAACGCGAAGCGCAGTCCGCCGCCGGTCTCAACCATCCCGGCATCGTCTCCGTCTACGACTCCGGTGAGGAGGAGTTCGTCGAATCCGGCGGCTCATCCGTGTCCGTGCCCTTCATCGTCATGGAATACGTCGAGGGCCAGACCCTGCGCGAGGTGCTCAACGAGCACGGCACTCTCACCGTCGACGAGGCGCTCAACGTCATCGCCGGCGTCCTCGCCCCGCTCGAGTACTCACACCGCAACGGCATCGTCCACCGCGACATCAAACCCGCGAACGTCATGCTCACGCCCGAGGGCGACATCAAGGTCATGGACTTCGGCATCGCGCGAGCGCTGAAAGACAATTCGGGTCTGACGCAGACCCAGTCCGTGGTCGGCACCGCGCAGTACCTCTCCCCCGAGCAGGCCCGCGGCGAGGTCGTCGACGCCCGCTCCGACCTCTATTCGACCGCATGCCTGCTCTACGAGCTGCTGGCCGGTCGACCCCCGTTCGTCGGCGATTCGCAGCTGGCCGTGGCCTATCAGCACGTCGGGGAGACCCCGCAGCCGCCGAGCTTCTACAACCCGAACATCCCGCCGGCCGTCGACCGGCTCGTCCTCCATGCCCTGCTCAAGGACCGCGACGCCCGCTACCAGGACGCCTACACGTTCCGAGAGGACGTGCTCGCCGCCCGCGACGGCCGCCCCATGAGCTTCGAAGACGACGCGGACGCTACCCAGGCCTACCCGATGATGGCCCCGCCGATGACCGGGCAGATGGCGCACGCCGAAGCCGAGCCGGCCCCCGAGACCGGCCCCGTGTCCGCGATCATGACCGACCAGGAAGAGCGCCCGCCGCAGAAGCGGTCGAAGGCGTGGGTGTGGATCGGCAGCATCTTCGTCCTCCTCGCCCTGGCCGCCGTGGCCCTGTGGGTCTATGAGATCAACAAGCCTGAGCCGATCCCTCAGGTCCAGGTCACGGATGTGGCCAATATGGATGCCGACGAGGCGGAGGCCGCGCTCATCCAACAGGGTCTGCGGGTCGACACCGACGAGAAGTACAGCTCGGAAGTCGATGAGGGCAAGGCCATCGAAACCGATCCTCCGAGTGGTCAGACCGTCGACAAGGACAGCATCGTCAAGCTCATCGTCTCCTCGGGTCCTGAATCCGTGAAGGTCCCGGATGTCTCCGGCAAGACCGAGGAAGAGGCGCGGAAGATCATCAACGATGCGAAGCTCCAGGCGGGCACCCACATCTCACAGAACTCACCGGATGTGGAGCAGGGCGTGGTCATCGAGACCAAACCCGGAGACGGGCAGGAGGTCGATGTCGACTCGAACGTCGATCTCGTCGTGTCCTCCGGCATGGTCGAGGTTCCCGACGTCACCGGCAAGTCCGCCGATGACGCCTGCAAGATCCTCGAGGGTGATGACTACCAGCTGAAGTGCAAGACCGAAGAGGTCGAGACCGACGAGCACGATGAGAAGAAGGTCTTCGAGCAGTCCGCCACCAGCGGCAGCGAGGTCAAGCAGGGCTCCGAGGTCACGGTGAAGGTGGCCAAGAAGCCGCCGGAGCCCTCACCGTCGATGCCTTCGATCCCCGGCGGTATCCCGACAGCGCCGTCCGATGACGGCGACAGCGACGGCGGAGACGACAATGGAGACAATGGGGACGACGGCGAGAAGGACACCGATTCGATGGGTGACCCGGGAGGCTTCTTCGACGGGTGGTCCGACGCCTCCGGCCGCTGA
- a CDS encoding peptidoglycan D,D-transpeptidase FtsI family protein translates to MKKPLTHIAVVGFVMFALLFGSTSWVQYVTADSLNNNPLNNRRILDQLARDRGPILVDGTPIAYSEPVDDKYKYQRKYGSEGLDPSAYAAITGYYSVVSGASGMERATGDYLSGDSDALFYDKVGSFFTGEQPRGAAVELTIDPKVQKAAVDGLGNQNGAAVAIDPKTGKILALASTPGWDPNALANHDTTEAAQAFKNLEAADGKPAYNRAIGGNLYPPGSTFKVLVAAAALESGDYEPDSTLNGPASLDLPQTTATIGNSHPGACRNGGKPTLADSLAESCNTSFASLGMDLGEDAIKEQAEKFGFGEDLEIPLNVTPSSFPSDLNPPQLAQSSLGQFEVRSTPMQMAMMTAGIANGGKMMKPQLVDRVLNANTLEPISETRPKQQSRPISGDTADQLTEMMEGVVTDGTASVAKMGDTRVAAKTGTAQHASGAAPHAWFISFAPADDPKIAVAVVVENGGNAGNEAYGATVAGPIAKNMMEAVVEK, encoded by the coding sequence ATGAAGAAGCCATTGACGCATATCGCCGTCGTCGGATTCGTCATGTTCGCGCTCCTGTTCGGATCGACGAGTTGGGTCCAGTACGTCACCGCGGATTCGCTGAACAACAATCCGCTGAACAATCGTCGGATCCTCGATCAGCTCGCCCGCGACCGCGGCCCGATCCTCGTCGACGGCACACCGATCGCCTATTCGGAGCCCGTCGACGACAAGTACAAGTACCAGCGCAAATATGGATCCGAAGGTCTCGACCCCTCGGCCTATGCCGCCATCACCGGGTACTACTCGGTCGTGTCCGGGGCCTCGGGCATGGAACGGGCCACCGGCGACTACCTCTCCGGTGACTCCGACGCCCTGTTCTACGACAAGGTCGGCAGCTTCTTCACCGGCGAGCAGCCTCGCGGCGCCGCAGTGGAGCTGACGATCGACCCGAAGGTCCAGAAGGCCGCGGTGGACGGACTCGGCAACCAGAACGGCGCGGCCGTGGCAATCGACCCGAAGACCGGGAAGATCCTCGCCCTGGCGTCGACACCCGGCTGGGACCCCAACGCGCTGGCCAATCACGACACTACTGAGGCCGCCCAGGCGTTCAAGAACCTCGAAGCCGCCGACGGCAAGCCCGCGTACAACCGCGCCATCGGCGGCAACCTCTACCCGCCCGGCTCGACCTTCAAGGTTCTTGTGGCCGCCGCCGCCCTCGAATCAGGTGACTATGAGCCGGATTCGACCCTCAACGGTCCCGCGAGCCTCGATCTGCCGCAGACCACGGCCACCATCGGCAACTCGCATCCGGGGGCCTGCCGCAATGGGGGCAAACCGACCCTGGCAGACTCGCTCGCGGAATCCTGCAACACCTCGTTCGCCTCCCTGGGCATGGACCTCGGTGAGGACGCGATCAAGGAACAGGCGGAGAAATTCGGTTTCGGTGAGGACCTCGAGATCCCGCTCAACGTCACTCCCTCGTCGTTCCCGTCCGACCTCAACCCGCCGCAGCTGGCACAGTCCTCGCTCGGCCAGTTCGAGGTCCGATCGACCCCGATGCAGATGGCGATGATGACCGCCGGCATCGCCAACGGCGGGAAGATGATGAAGCCCCAGCTCGTCGACCGGGTGCTCAACGCGAACACGCTCGAGCCGATCTCAGAGACCCGCCCGAAGCAGCAGTCCCGGCCGATCTCCGGTGACACCGCTGACCAGCTGACCGAGATGATGGAGGGCGTCGTCACCGACGGCACCGCCTCGGTGGCGAAGATGGGCGATACGAGGGTCGCCGCGAAGACCGGCACCGCCCAGCATGCCTCGGGAGCGGCACCCCACGCCTGGTTCATCTCCTTCGCCCCGGCCGACGATCCCAAGATCGCCGTCGCGGTGGTCGTCGAGAACGGCGGAAACGCGGGCAATGAAGCTTATGGAGCGACGGTCGCCGGACCGATCGCCAAGAACATGATGGAAGCGGTGGTCGAGAAATGA
- a CDS encoding anthranilate synthase component II, translating to MTKILVIDNYDSFVYTLVSYLRELGADVDVVRNDDIPAEAVPDRVGAYDGVLLSPGPGVPAESGVCPSLLSWAEGAGMPVFGVCLGHQALGEVFGAEVTHSPVLMHGKTSVITHDGEGIFFGCPSPLTVTRYHSLAIVDETLDLERFTVTARTEDGIVMAIEHRQKPLFGVQFHPESVLTECGYLMLGNWLEVCGLAGAAEAAAGMSPLATAIA from the coding sequence ATGACCAAGATCCTCGTCATCGACAACTACGACAGCTTCGTCTACACGCTCGTGTCCTATCTGCGTGAGCTCGGCGCGGACGTCGACGTCGTCCGCAATGACGACATCCCCGCCGAGGCGGTCCCGGACAGGGTCGGCGCCTACGACGGTGTCCTCCTCTCACCCGGGCCCGGGGTCCCCGCCGAGTCCGGCGTCTGCCCGTCGCTGCTGTCCTGGGCCGAGGGTGCGGGCATGCCCGTGTTCGGCGTGTGCCTGGGCCACCAGGCCCTCGGCGAGGTGTTCGGCGCCGAGGTGACCCATTCGCCCGTCCTCATGCACGGCAAGACGTCCGTGATCACCCACGACGGCGAGGGCATCTTCTTCGGCTGCCCGAGCCCCCTGACCGTGACCCGGTACCATTCGCTGGCGATCGTCGACGAGACCCTCGACCTCGAGCGGTTCACCGTCACCGCCCGCACCGAGGACGGTATCGTCATGGCCATCGAACACCGGCAGAAGCCGCTGTTCGGCGTTCAGTTCCATCCCGAGTCCGTGCTCACCGAATGCGGGTACCTCATGCTCGGCAACTGGCTCGAGGTGTGCGGGCTGGCCGGTGCCGCCGAAGCGGCGGCCGGAATGTCGCCCTTGGCGACTGCAATCGCCTGA
- a CDS encoding GyrI-like domain-containing protein, whose product MSEPSYLHEEPFTELTIIEVPAVPTAVVEGRDVALADLPALFDETFSGLFPALSEAGLEPAGPAFALYTKQPSETVDLQVGIPTSAGLTNAQPIPGGHIVIPSELPAGSMAVSSHLGGYDGIGEAWAQLLGDAVEAGHHPGLPFIELYVTEPSPEADPASMRTDLFLSLE is encoded by the coding sequence ATGTCAGAACCGAGCTATCTGCATGAAGAGCCGTTCACCGAACTCACCATCATCGAGGTGCCGGCGGTCCCGACCGCCGTCGTCGAGGGCAGAGACGTGGCGTTGGCCGACCTGCCCGCCCTGTTCGACGAGACGTTCTCCGGACTCTTCCCGGCACTGTCCGAGGCGGGGCTCGAACCCGCAGGGCCGGCCTTCGCTCTGTACACGAAGCAGCCGAGCGAAACAGTGGATCTGCAGGTGGGGATCCCCACTTCGGCGGGACTGACGAATGCGCAGCCGATCCCCGGCGGACACATCGTCATCCCCTCCGAACTGCCGGCCGGCTCCATGGCCGTGAGCAGCCACCTCGGCGGGTACGACGGCATCGGCGAGGCGTGGGCGCAGCTGCTGGGGGATGCGGTGGAGGCCGGCCATCATCCGGGCCTGCCGTTCATCGAACTCTACGTCACCGAACCCAGCCCCGAGGCGGACCCCGCGAGCATGCGCACGGACCTCTTCCTCAGCCTCGAGTGA